One Callospermophilus lateralis isolate mCalLat2 chromosome 6, mCalLat2.hap1, whole genome shotgun sequence genomic region harbors:
- the Aig1 gene encoding androgen-induced gene 1 protein isoform X3: protein MTKVTEEMTPHRLPGRSRPPGAPTNSAPPAQVLRVAILLSYCSILCNYKAIEMPSHQTYGGSWKFLTFIDL, encoded by the exons ATGACGAAGGTGACGGAAGAGATGACGCCACACCGCCTGCCTGGCCGCAGCCGGCCACCGGGAGCGCCCACAAACAGCGCCCCACCCGCGCAG GTGCTGCGGGTGGCGATCCTGCTGTCCTATTGCTCTATCCTGTGCAATTACAAGGCCATCGAAATGCCCTCGCATCAGACCTACGGAGGGAGCTGGAAATTTCTGACGTTCATTGATCTG TGA